CTGTGATGATGGCGATGGGTTTAAGTTCTCACGCGCAAGACAGTAACAATCCATGGGCTATCTCTTTTGGAGTTAATGCCGTTGACACTAGAACTAGTTCTGGTGCTGGAAGTGGATTTTTCGATCAACACTTTTCTCAGCCATTCGCTGTAAAAGACAACTGGAATATTCTTCCATCATTATCTTACATTGGTGTAAATAGATATGTTGGGCATGGTTTCTCAGTTGGTTTACAAGGTTCTGTAAACAAAATTGATAAATTTGTAACTTTCGCTCCAGGTGCTCCAGGACATGATTCAAGAGGAAATATTGTAACTAATCCTGGTGATTTGATGTATTACGGAATTGATGCTAGTGTTAAATATAGCTTCCAGGAATTAATCAAATCTAAAGTAATTGATCCTTCGTTATCTGTTGGTGGAGGTTATACTTTCTTTGGAGAGAGTAGCTTTGGAACAGTTAACCCAGGTGCTGGTGTTACTTTCTGGTTTACAGATGCAATTGGTCTTGAGTTAGCTACAAGATACAAATGGGCTGTAAGTGGTGATAGACAAGATGCTTCTGGTGCGCCAGATAATGTTTCTCATTTCCAACACACTGCAGGTTTAGTTTTCAAATTCGGAGGTAAAGATACTGACGGAGACGGAATCTATGACAAAGACGATGCTTGTCCAGATGTTGCTGGTTTAAAACAATTCAACGGATGTCCTGATACAGACGGAGACGGAATCGTTGATGCTTCTGATGCTTGTCCAGATGTATTTGGTTTAGCTGCATTAAACGGATGTCCTGATACAGACGGAGATGGAATCGCTGATAAAGATGATGCTTGTCCAGATGTTGCTGGTTTAGCTGCTTTAAAAGGTTGTCCTGATACTGATGGAGACGGAATCGCTGATAAAGACGATAAATGTCCTACAGTTGCTGGTCCAAAAGAAAACGGTGGTTGTCCTTTCTTAGACGCTGACAAAGATGGTGTTGCTGATAAAGATGACGATTGTCCTACAGTTTACGGTCCTGCTAGTAACAGAGGATGTCCTGAAGTAACTACAGAAGCTTTAGAGGATCTTAAAGTTCAAGCTAGAGCGGTTTACTTTAACTCAGGAAAAGCTACTTTCAAAACTGGTGACAAAGAAACTCCAGCTAGATTAGATGCTATTAAAGAAATCCTTAAAAACTATCCAAACGCGAAATTCTCTATTGAAGGACACACAGATAGTACAGGTTCAGCTAAAATTAACGAAAAACTTTCTCAAGATAGAGCAAACGCTGTAATGAATGCTTTAATTGAAAGAGGAGTTAGCGCTGATAACTTAGAGGCTAAAGGTTTTGGATCTTCTAAACCAGTTGCAAGTAACAAAACTGCTGCAGGTAAAGCTCAAAACAGAAGAACTGAAATTAGACATATTGGTTCTAAATACCAAGGTAAACTATAATTTACTTTGTAAATAATACTAAAAAGCCA
The sequence above is drawn from the Flavobacterium sp. N2038 genome and encodes:
- a CDS encoding OmpA family protein; this translates as MKHLNKLLVAVMMAMGLSSHAQDSNNPWAISFGVNAVDTRTSSGAGSGFFDQHFSQPFAVKDNWNILPSLSYIGVNRYVGHGFSVGLQGSVNKIDKFVTFAPGAPGHDSRGNIVTNPGDLMYYGIDASVKYSFQELIKSKVIDPSLSVGGGYTFFGESSFGTVNPGAGVTFWFTDAIGLELATRYKWAVSGDRQDASGAPDNVSHFQHTAGLVFKFGGKDTDGDGIYDKDDACPDVAGLKQFNGCPDTDGDGIVDASDACPDVFGLAALNGCPDTDGDGIADKDDACPDVAGLAALKGCPDTDGDGIADKDDKCPTVAGPKENGGCPFLDADKDGVADKDDDCPTVYGPASNRGCPEVTTEALEDLKVQARAVYFNSGKATFKTGDKETPARLDAIKEILKNYPNAKFSIEGHTDSTGSAKINEKLSQDRANAVMNALIERGVSADNLEAKGFGSSKPVASNKTAAGKAQNRRTEIRHIGSKYQGKL